The Sphingomonas sp. So64.6b genome includes a region encoding these proteins:
- a CDS encoding RNB domain-containing ribonuclease — MKTLADPNSALALGLAAIRTQFQVPESFPAEVLAAAGVAAKRAPTQHIDRTDRPFVTLDPATSTDLDQAFAIERSGGDIVLHYAIADVAWFVDDGDAIDLEAWRRGATQYLPDGKAGLYPSVLSEGAASLLPGGPRPAVIFTVRVADDGAVKLDGSERAIIRSTAKLAYDSVRDTDLPADFIELSNRIQGAEDRRGAARVDPPEQEVERADDGTYDLRFRPSLVSEARNAALSLATNLAIADMLQAHHTGLFRVMAAPDDRAVKRLRLTAVAYGLTWPAGVTLAEFQRTLNPADAKHAAFMLAIRRAGEGASYVPYRDGVVPWHAAMAATYAHATAPLRRLADRYVVRATLAIANGQPVPEVVTAAFPRLPKVMARADALSGQIDRAVIDLAETVMLRDRIGETFPAIVTDVDDRGARIQLRDLPVVARVATKGLEPGDAITVRLSAVDLERRTIGFETAG; from the coding sequence ATGAAGACGCTTGCCGATCCGAACAGTGCACTCGCGCTCGGTCTGGCCGCGATCCGAACCCAATTCCAGGTGCCCGAGTCATTTCCTGCCGAGGTGCTGGCCGCTGCCGGTGTTGCGGCAAAGCGAGCACCGACCCAGCATATCGACCGCACCGACCGCCCCTTCGTCACGCTCGACCCCGCCACGTCGACCGATCTCGATCAAGCATTCGCGATCGAGCGCAGCGGCGGCGATATCGTGCTGCACTATGCGATCGCGGATGTCGCCTGGTTCGTCGATGACGGCGATGCGATCGATCTGGAAGCCTGGCGGCGCGGCGCGACACAGTATCTCCCCGATGGCAAGGCGGGGCTCTATCCTTCGGTGCTGAGCGAAGGCGCGGCCAGCCTGTTGCCGGGTGGGCCGCGCCCGGCCGTGATCTTCACTGTCAGGGTGGCGGACGATGGCGCTGTAAAGCTCGACGGTTCCGAGCGCGCAATCATCCGCAGCACCGCCAAGCTCGCCTATGACAGCGTACGCGACACGGACCTGCCGGCGGACTTCATCGAACTGTCGAACCGTATCCAGGGCGCCGAGGACCGGCGCGGCGCGGCGCGGGTCGATCCGCCCGAACAAGAGGTCGAGCGCGCTGACGATGGCACATACGACCTGCGCTTCCGCCCGAGTCTGGTGTCCGAAGCGCGCAACGCCGCGCTGTCGCTGGCCACCAATCTCGCCATCGCCGATATGCTGCAAGCGCATCACACCGGGCTGTTCCGCGTGATGGCGGCACCCGATGACCGCGCGGTAAAGCGGCTAAGGCTGACCGCTGTCGCATATGGCCTGACCTGGCCGGCCGGCGTGACGCTGGCCGAGTTCCAGCGCACGCTGAATCCCGCCGATGCCAAACATGCGGCATTCATGCTCGCGATCCGGCGCGCGGGTGAAGGGGCGTCTTATGTGCCGTATCGTGACGGCGTAGTGCCCTGGCATGCGGCGATGGCCGCGACCTATGCCCATGCGACCGCGCCGCTGCGCCGGCTTGCCGATCGTTATGTCGTGCGCGCCACACTGGCGATCGCCAATGGTCAGCCGGTGCCTGAGGTCGTGACGGCGGCATTCCCCCGGCTGCCGAAGGTCATGGCGCGGGCCGACGCGCTGAGCGGACAGATCGACCGGGCGGTGATCGACCTGGCGGAGACGGTGATGCTGCGCGACCGGATCGGCGAGACTTTTCCGGCGATCGTGACCGATGTCGACGATCGCGGTGCACGCATCCAGTTGCGCGACCTGCCGGTGGTCGCGCGGGTCGCGACGAAGGGACTGGAGCCGGGTGATGCGATAACCGTCAGGCTCAGCGCTGTGGATCTCGAACGGCGGACCATTGGGTTCGAAACGGCGGGTTAG
- a CDS encoding cupin domain-containing protein: MSDPAALIERLALAPHPEGGWYRETMREAAPGGGRGLATAILYLLEKGERSHWHRVDAVELWLWHAGAPLTLLIDDGQHHEHLLGNNVLAGQTPQAVVPAGAWQSAEAQTGWALVSCVVTPAFEFSGFELAPAGWAPR; the protein is encoded by the coding sequence ATGAGCGATCCGGCCGCCCTGATCGAGCGCCTGGCACTTGCCCCCCATCCCGAGGGCGGCTGGTATCGCGAAACGATGCGCGAAGCTGCCCCGGGCGGCGGCCGGGGCCTGGCCACTGCGATCCTGTATCTGCTCGAAAAGGGCGAACGCTCGCACTGGCACCGCGTCGATGCGGTCGAGCTATGGCTGTGGCACGCCGGTGCGCCGCTCACCCTGCTGATCGACGATGGCCAACACCATGAGCATTTGCTCGGCAATAATGTGCTGGCGGGCCAGACGCCGCAGGCCGTCGTCCCGGCGGGCGCCTGGCAATCCGCCGAGGCGCAGACCGGTTGGGCGCTGGTCAGTTGCGTGGTGACACCGGCCTTCGAGTTTTCCGGGTTCGAACTGGCGCCGGCCGGATGGGCGCCAAGGTAA
- a CDS encoding alpha/beta hydrolase, producing the protein MSTITTTDGTEIYYKDWGKGQPIVFSHGWPLSADDWDGQMLFFLQQGYRVIAHDRRGHGRSSQTATGNEMDTYADDLATLFEHLDLKDAVMIGHSTGGGEVARYLGRHGTARVAKAVLIGAVPPIMVKSDANPGGLPIEVFDGFRTALAANRAQMYKEVPVPFYGYNRDGATISQGIMDHWWLQGMAGSMLAHYECIKAFSETDFTEDLKKIDAPCLILHGDDDQIVPYQDAALLSAKLVQKPTLKIYPGFPHGMCTTHADVINPDLLAFIKG; encoded by the coding sequence ATGAGCACCATCACCACCACCGACGGCACCGAAATCTATTACAAGGACTGGGGCAAGGGCCAGCCGATCGTGTTCAGCCATGGCTGGCCGCTGAGCGCCGACGATTGGGACGGCCAGATGCTGTTCTTTCTGCAGCAAGGTTATCGCGTGATCGCGCACGACCGGCGTGGCCATGGCCGGTCGAGCCAGACCGCCACCGGCAATGAGATGGACACCTATGCCGACGATCTGGCCACCCTGTTCGAGCATCTCGACCTGAAGGACGCGGTGATGATCGGCCATTCGACCGGCGGAGGCGAAGTCGCGCGCTATCTCGGTCGCCACGGCACTGCGCGCGTCGCCAAGGCGGTGCTGATCGGTGCGGTGCCGCCAATCATGGTCAAGTCCGATGCCAATCCCGGTGGCCTGCCGATAGAGGTGTTCGACGGTTTCCGCACCGCGCTCGCCGCCAATCGCGCGCAGATGTACAAGGAAGTACCCGTCCCCTTTTATGGCTATAATCGCGATGGTGCGACGATCAGCCAGGGGATCATGGATCATTGGTGGCTGCAGGGCATGGCCGGATCGATGCTGGCACATTATGAATGCATCAAAGCGTTTTCCGAGACGGACTTCACAGAAGATCTCAAGAAGATCGATGCCCCCTGCCTGATCCTGCACGGCGACGACGACCAGATCGTGCCTTATCAGGATGCTGCCCTGCTCTCGGCAAAGCTGGTGCAGAAGCCGACGCTGAAAATCTATCCGGGCTTCCCGCACGGCATGTGCACGACACATGCCGACGTGATCAATCCCGACCTGCTTGCCTTCATCAAGGGCTGA